From one Conexibacter woesei Iso977N genomic stretch:
- a CDS encoding GGDEF domain-containing protein, protein MHARILPAHQRVLGLIALLLIPTIPFDSIYAPIPLVCAVIGYAWAQHNATRFDRPELVIAAGLLFGQAMLATAIVVDARQHTVGLAIMIWPLVAAGGRFSSRVVWVFTAYTLVLMCGASLAFGGAAVLHDPILLTLPVATLVAVVMMSAVIRDSDAQHRSAAILDGLTGMLNRTALAARTHEIEHQSAVTGGPVAVIVGDVDHFKAVNDSHGHGVGDHVLRDLAYVIRKELRAFDLAYRVGGEEFAVIMPGAEEGAAAELAERLRAAIAAGPIGGLAVTMSFGVAAAAPGTFVWDESYARADAALYLAKQDGRNCVRLASGAVEPLVLAA, encoded by the coding sequence ATGCACGCGCGCATCCTGCCCGCGCACCAGCGCGTGCTCGGGCTGATCGCGCTGCTGCTGATCCCGACGATCCCGTTCGACAGCATCTACGCGCCGATCCCGCTGGTCTGCGCGGTGATCGGCTACGCGTGGGCGCAGCACAACGCGACGAGGTTCGACCGGCCGGAGCTGGTCATCGCCGCCGGGCTGCTGTTCGGGCAGGCGATGCTGGCGACGGCGATCGTGGTCGACGCCCGCCAGCACACGGTCGGGCTGGCGATCATGATCTGGCCGCTGGTGGCCGCGGGCGGGCGCTTCTCGTCGCGCGTCGTGTGGGTCTTCACGGCGTACACGCTGGTCCTGATGTGCGGCGCGTCGCTGGCCTTCGGCGGCGCGGCGGTCCTGCACGACCCGATCCTCCTGACCCTCCCGGTCGCGACGCTGGTCGCGGTCGTGATGATGTCGGCGGTCATCCGCGACTCCGACGCGCAGCACCGCAGCGCCGCGATCCTCGACGGGCTGACCGGGATGCTGAACCGGACCGCGCTGGCCGCGCGCACGCACGAGATCGAGCACCAGTCGGCGGTGACCGGCGGGCCGGTCGCGGTGATCGTCGGCGACGTCGACCACTTCAAGGCGGTCAACGACTCCCACGGGCACGGCGTGGGGGACCACGTGCTCCGGGACCTCGCGTACGTGATCCGCAAGGAGCTGCGCGCGTTCGACCTGGCCTACCGCGTGGGCGGCGAGGAGTTCGCGGTGATCATGCCGGGCGCCGAGGAGGGCGCGGCGGCCGAGCTGGCCGAGCGGCTGCGCGCGGCGATCGCGGCAGGGCCGATCGGCGGGCTGGCGGTGACGATGTCCTTCGGCGTCGCGGCCGCGGCACCGGGCACGTTCGTGTGGGACGAGTCCTACGCGCGCGCCGACGCCGCGCTGTACCTGGCCAAGCAGGACGGGCGCAACTGCGTCCGGCTGGCGTCGGGCGCCGTCGAGCCGCTGGTGCTCGCGGCCTAG
- a CDS encoding reverse transcriptase family protein, whose product MPPPPDQPQPLRSDAAAALADAFLAGAWTRPGMIQRGHDALGVEAVPGLRWLRREVDRVLAAYAHPPRDRPRELAAFVAATIDARRAAPFPPKHRLVAPGAMAGRRPWPAIPELDTAGDLADWLALSHGELAWFADVQSRERRADDRRLRHYTYAWSARPGAPVRFLEQPKARLKAIQRRILHKLLVHVPAHDAAYGFVPGRDVLQHARRHAGAAAVLRFDVRDFFVSLPAGRVYGIFRLAGYPEAVAHALTGLTTNAVPPGAWADVPAPADPALHRQHVLLGRRLAAPHLPQGAPTSPLLANLCAFTLDRRMAALAVKLGATYTRYADDLVLSGDRALARHAQRTTQTVRAIVRGQGLRLNETKTTIMVAAQRQRVTGIVVNDHPNIARDEYDRLRAILHNAARAADPHAENRAHVPDFRAHLRGRIAWVEHVNPQRGAKLRARFEQIAWPASPR is encoded by the coding sequence ATGCCGCCGCCTCCCGACCAGCCGCAGCCCCTTCGCTCCGACGCGGCGGCGGCGCTCGCCGACGCGTTCCTGGCGGGCGCGTGGACGCGGCCGGGGATGATCCAGCGGGGCCACGATGCGCTGGGCGTCGAGGCGGTCCCGGGGCTGCGATGGCTGCGGCGGGAAGTCGATCGCGTGCTGGCGGCGTACGCCCACCCACCGCGCGACCGCCCGCGCGAGCTGGCGGCGTTCGTCGCGGCGACCATCGACGCGCGCCGCGCGGCGCCGTTCCCGCCCAAGCACCGGCTCGTCGCGCCGGGCGCGATGGCCGGCAGGCGGCCGTGGCCCGCGATCCCGGAGCTCGACACGGCGGGCGACCTCGCGGACTGGCTGGCGCTGTCGCACGGCGAGCTGGCGTGGTTCGCCGACGTGCAGTCCCGGGAGCGGCGGGCCGACGACCGGCGGCTGCGCCACTACACGTACGCGTGGTCGGCGCGCCCCGGCGCGCCCGTGCGCTTCCTGGAGCAGCCGAAGGCGCGCCTGAAGGCCATCCAGCGCCGGATCCTGCACAAGCTGCTCGTCCACGTCCCGGCCCACGACGCGGCCTACGGGTTCGTGCCCGGACGCGATGTCCTACAACATGCCCGGCGCCACGCCGGCGCGGCCGCGGTCCTGCGCTTCGACGTCCGCGACTTCTTCGTCTCGCTCCCCGCGGGCCGCGTCTACGGGATCTTCCGGCTGGCGGGCTACCCCGAGGCGGTCGCCCACGCGCTGACCGGCCTGACCACCAACGCGGTCCCGCCCGGCGCGTGGGCCGACGTCCCGGCGCCCGCCGACCCCGCGCTGCACCGGCAGCACGTCCTGCTCGGCCGCCGTCTCGCCGCGCCCCACCTCCCCCAGGGCGCGCCGACCTCGCCGCTGCTGGCCAACCTCTGCGCGTTCACGCTCGACCGCCGGATGGCCGCGCTCGCCGTCAAGCTCGGCGCGACCTACACGCGCTACGCCGACGACCTCGTCCTCTCCGGCGACCGCGCGCTCGCGCGCCACGCGCAGCGGACCACGCAGACCGTGCGCGCGATCGTCCGCGGCCAGGGCCTGCGGCTCAACGAGACCAAGACCACCATCATGGTCGCCGCCCAGCGCCAGCGCGTGACCGGCATCGTCGTCAACGACCACCCCAACATCGCCCGCGACGAGTACGACCGCCTCAGGGCGATCCTCCACAACGCCGCCCGCGCCGCCGACCCGCACGCCGAGAACCGCGCCCACGTCCCGGATTTCCGCGCGCACCTGCGCGGCCGGATCGCCTGGGTCGAGCACGTCAACCCCCAGCGCGGCGCGAAGCTCCGCGCGCGCTTCGAGCAGATCGCCTGGCCGGCGTCGCCGCGCTAG
- a CDS encoding metallophosphoesterase family protein, with protein sequence MLAILYDIHGNRPALEAVLADAREHGATRFLLGGDYSAFGAWPVECVEILRGLPEDTTWIQGNWERWQADPGSAFDQPVIRGANAFVREALGPGAVQELGGLPRQVVLGDTLFVHASPQSDVVAFGPEASAEDAAMLLEIPQARIVFGHTHLQFLRSAEGGAELVNPGSVGLPWDGDTRAAYATWDDTEDIDAVTLRRVTYDVEESASALDALGAPWATATAHRIRTARFDLPS encoded by the coding sequence ATGCTCGCGATCTTGTATGACATCCACGGCAACCGGCCCGCGCTGGAGGCGGTCCTGGCCGACGCGCGCGAGCATGGCGCGACCCGCTTCCTGCTCGGCGGCGACTACTCGGCGTTCGGCGCGTGGCCGGTCGAGTGCGTGGAGATCCTGCGCGGGCTGCCCGAGGACACGACGTGGATCCAGGGCAACTGGGAGCGCTGGCAGGCCGATCCGGGGTCGGCGTTCGACCAGCCGGTGATCAGGGGCGCCAACGCGTTCGTGCGCGAGGCGCTCGGGCCGGGCGCGGTCCAGGAGCTCGGCGGGCTGCCGAGGCAGGTCGTGCTCGGCGACACGCTCTTCGTGCACGCCTCGCCGCAGTCCGACGTCGTCGCCTTCGGGCCGGAGGCGAGCGCTGAGGACGCCGCGATGCTGCTGGAGATCCCGCAGGCGCGGATCGTCTTCGGCCACACGCACCTGCAGTTCCTGCGCTCGGCCGAGGGCGGCGCCGAGCTCGTCAACCCGGGCTCGGTCGGCCTGCCCTGGGACGGCGACACCCGCGCCGCCTACGCGACGTGGGACGACACCGAGGACATCGACGCGGTCACGCTGCGCCGCGTGACCTACGACGTCGAGGAGTCCGCCTCAGCCCTCGACGCCCTCGGCGCGCCCTGGGCAACCGCGACCGCCCACCGGATCCGGACCGCGCGCTTCGACCTGCCGTCGTAG
- a CDS encoding GNAT family N-acetyltransferase, which produces MELRGPHLTLRLPHPDDAPALLALASDPEVTRWFSWGPYTSVDQPIAWIEAQAARREAGDQLDFVVHDREHGPIGVTGLGELSRRDRRAMVGTWFGREHWGTGANAESKALIAHAAFAICGLERLGAYSNPDNARSANALERVGFTREGTLRGWHRHGPQQLDVHIFGMLRGDWEDGPLHDVKAAVIGVPPAPWLLGDEA; this is translated from the coding sequence ATGGAGCTCCGTGGACCGCATCTGACCCTGCGCCTGCCGCACCCCGACGACGCCCCCGCCCTGCTGGCGCTGGCCTCCGACCCGGAGGTGACGCGCTGGTTCTCGTGGGGCCCGTACACGAGCGTCGATCAGCCGATCGCGTGGATCGAGGCCCAGGCGGCGCGGCGCGAGGCGGGCGACCAGCTCGACTTCGTCGTCCACGACCGCGAGCACGGGCCGATCGGCGTCACCGGCCTCGGGGAGCTGTCACGGCGCGACCGCCGCGCGATGGTCGGCACGTGGTTCGGCCGCGAGCACTGGGGCACCGGCGCCAACGCCGAGTCCAAGGCGCTGATCGCCCACGCCGCGTTCGCGATCTGCGGGCTGGAGCGCCTCGGGGCGTACTCCAACCCCGACAACGCGCGCAGCGCCAACGCGCTGGAGCGCGTCGGCTTCACGCGCGAGGGGACGCTGCGCGGCTGGCACCGCCACGGCCCGCAGCAGCTCGACGTCCACATCTTCGGGATGCTGCGCGGCGACTGGGAGGACGGGCCGCTGCACGACGTCAAGGCGGCGGTGATCGGCGTCCCTCCGGCGCCCTGGCTGCTAGGAGATGAGGCGTGA
- a CDS encoding sensor histidine kinase: MDTAQAAEAVVGGDAGHLARLFAMSPDLLAAAGFDGLLKLFNDAWETQLGFSREELAVKPYLELVHPEDRDETRVQIGRLAQGETIAEYVCRLVRKDGTVVHMAWSGGPGDEAFYIVGRDVTDRLAMEHELEQRAERLLTTNGELQDFAYTASHDLSEPLRMVASFLGLLERRSGGALDERSREYLRQASDGAVRMRALIDDLLQYSRVANEEPRREQVDLRGLVDGVLAFLAPAIQEQGAVVTVEDLPTLEAEPTQLAQLLQNLIGNAVKFHPPEQVPHVRVSARRTIGGCVVTVSDDGIGIPIADQERIFAMFTRLHGRDEYAGTGIGLAICRRIAERHGGRIYVESDGEGQGSAFHTLLPDTPTAPGTPRGDAR, from the coding sequence ATGGACACCGCGCAGGCAGCGGAGGCCGTGGTCGGCGGGGACGCCGGCCACCTCGCCCGGCTGTTCGCCATGTCGCCCGACCTGTTGGCGGCGGCGGGCTTCGACGGGCTGCTCAAGCTGTTCAACGACGCATGGGAGACGCAGCTCGGCTTCTCGCGCGAGGAGCTGGCGGTCAAGCCGTACCTGGAGCTCGTCCATCCTGAGGACCGCGACGAGACGCGCGTGCAGATCGGGCGCCTCGCGCAGGGCGAGACGATCGCCGAGTACGTCTGCCGCCTGGTCCGCAAGGACGGCACGGTCGTCCACATGGCGTGGTCGGGCGGGCCCGGCGACGAGGCGTTCTACATCGTCGGGCGCGACGTCACCGACCGGCTGGCGATGGAGCACGAGCTCGAGCAGCGCGCCGAGCGGCTGCTGACCACCAACGGCGAGCTGCAGGACTTCGCCTACACCGCGTCGCACGACCTGTCCGAGCCGCTGCGGATGGTCGCGTCGTTCCTGGGGCTGCTGGAGCGGCGCTCGGGCGGCGCGCTCGACGAGCGCTCGCGGGAGTACCTGCGCCAGGCGTCTGACGGCGCGGTCCGGATGCGTGCGCTGATCGACGACCTGCTCCAGTACTCGAGGGTCGCCAACGAGGAGCCGCGCAGGGAGCAGGTCGACCTCCGCGGGCTGGTCGACGGCGTCCTGGCGTTCCTGGCGCCCGCGATCCAGGAGCAGGGCGCGGTCGTCACCGTCGAGGACCTGCCGACGCTAGAGGCCGAACCGACGCAGCTCGCCCAGCTGCTGCAGAACCTGATCGGCAACGCGGTCAAGTTCCACCCGCCCGAGCAGGTGCCGCACGTGCGCGTCAGCGCGCGCAGGACGATCGGCGGCTGCGTCGTGACCGTCTCCGACGACGGGATCGGGATCCCGATCGCCGACCAGGAGCGCATCTTCGCGATGTTCACCCGCCTGCACGGCCGCGACGAGTACGCCGGGACCGGCATCGGCCTGGCGATCTGCCGCCGCATCGCCGAGCGCCACGGCGGCCGCATCTACGTCGAGTCCGACGGCGAGGGCCAGGGCTCGGCGTTCCACACGCTGCTGCCCGACACGCCGACCGCGCCGGGAACCCCGCGCGGCGACGCGCGCTAG